In the Arthrobacter sp. 31Y genome, one interval contains:
- a CDS encoding prevent-host-death protein: MSESADAARRSLLELAAQLVAVSTSAEGTLAARMSDRFPWMLALSPADQETCAADVLAAARASFATNQPHLAIAELTSWRETATAIAAGLGSESLEWLEDSSTIERP; encoded by the coding sequence ATGTCGGAAAGCGCAGACGCCGCACGTCGATCTTTATTGGAACTGGCTGCCCAGCTCGTTGCCGTCTCAACCAGTGCGGAGGGGACACTTGCTGCACGGATGAGCGATCGCTTCCCCTGGATGCTGGCACTGAGCCCAGCCGACCAAGAGACGTGTGCAGCTGACGTTTTGGCAGCGGCGAGGGCATCGTTTGCCACAAATCAGCCCCACTTGGCCATAGCGGAGCTGACCTCGTGGCGTGAGACCGCCACTGCCATCGCTGCAGGACTTGGTAGTGAATCCCTTGAGTGGCTCGAGGACAGCAGCACGATCGAGCGCCCGTAG
- a CDS encoding glycoside hydrolase family 26 protein has translation MTWGLRKFGAVIITGTLLGGVVGGCAGPQPGTSVTPLPVCEPTPPVVPKDGILAGVNLDWEHETLEQYAANLGRRPAVTVTFTDFPMSDTDQKNVDAAFEQIRANGGTMLLTLEPKQGLASVTSEKAEELASMLARFNGAGVPVIVRFAHEMNGSWYAWGQQPAAYVAAFQRLADAVHSQAAGSAMMWAPNYGGGYPFSGGQYEAVAGSPDFAALDTDKDGAITGADDPYAPYYPGDDAVDWVGMSLYHWGNTYPWGANVIPEPGKFLQQLTGTYNGAGGNDLAIPDFYADYGTARNKPVAIPETAALTVASGEGAAVLAIKEAWWGQLFDPAIPRDYPALKMINWFEWDKNEVEVKATVDWTATKDPQVREAYTAALPEWFTFAEAPANCSPAESAAS, from the coding sequence ATGACTTGGGGGCTCAGGAAGTTCGGCGCTGTGATCATTACCGGCACGTTGTTGGGCGGCGTTGTGGGCGGTTGTGCCGGGCCGCAGCCGGGCACTTCAGTTACTCCCCTCCCGGTGTGCGAGCCCACGCCTCCGGTGGTACCCAAAGACGGGATTCTTGCCGGGGTGAATCTGGACTGGGAGCACGAGACTCTGGAGCAATATGCGGCCAATCTGGGTCGCCGACCGGCTGTTACGGTCACCTTCACCGACTTTCCGATGTCAGACACCGATCAAAAGAACGTTGACGCAGCCTTCGAACAGATCCGCGCCAACGGTGGAACCATGCTCCTCACCTTGGAGCCCAAGCAGGGTTTGGCTTCAGTAACGTCGGAGAAGGCTGAGGAATTGGCCTCCATGCTGGCCCGCTTCAACGGCGCAGGGGTTCCGGTGATCGTTAGGTTCGCTCACGAGATGAACGGCTCTTGGTACGCCTGGGGGCAGCAACCGGCCGCGTATGTGGCTGCCTTTCAGCGGTTGGCTGACGCGGTGCACTCCCAAGCCGCAGGCAGCGCCATGATGTGGGCACCGAACTATGGCGGCGGTTATCCCTTCAGCGGCGGCCAGTATGAAGCCGTGGCCGGATCCCCCGACTTCGCAGCTCTGGATACTGACAAGGACGGGGCCATCACGGGAGCGGACGATCCCTACGCGCCCTACTACCCCGGCGACGACGCAGTGGACTGGGTTGGCATGTCCCTCTACCACTGGGGCAACACGTATCCGTGGGGCGCGAACGTCATCCCAGAACCAGGCAAATTCCTTCAGCAGCTCACCGGCACCTACAACGGCGCAGGCGGAAACGATCTGGCAATCCCTGACTTCTATGCCGACTACGGAACTGCTCGGAACAAGCCCGTGGCCATTCCCGAAACTGCAGCACTCACAGTGGCATCCGGTGAGGGCGCCGCAGTCCTGGCCATCAAGGAGGCCTGGTGGGGTCAACTTTTCGATCCCGCCATCCCCCGCGACTACCCCGCGCTGAAAATGATCAACTGGTTCGAGTGGGACAAGAACGAGGTTGAGGTTAAGGCAACTGTGGACTGGACAGCAACCAAGGATCCGCAGGTTCGTGAGGCCTACACCGCAGCGCTCCCGGAATGGTTCACCTTCGCCGAGGCCCCCGCGAATTGCTCACCCGCCGAAAGCGCGGCTTCCTGA
- a CDS encoding TetR/AcrR family transcriptional regulator: MSAEDGVSEAPESVWSRPVRKTRGPVPLHSRESIAAAGIKIADDEGFQSVTMRSIARALGMVAPALYRYVNSREEIVELMVDAAIGAPPSVEPGPAWTDAMLNLANTQLRHHQSHTWLIQAALEAPSFGPNTLAWFEAYLTAMKELDASTERKMELIALVTGVVSLFAQQQQSAGSAFPFELLSVERHPNLATALSKHSGQTDSEGPFNRAVLALCKGLIPSP; this comes from the coding sequence ATGTCGGCCGAAGATGGGGTGAGCGAAGCTCCCGAGAGTGTGTGGTCCCGGCCCGTGCGAAAGACCCGCGGGCCGGTCCCCCTTCACTCCCGTGAGAGCATCGCCGCCGCGGGAATCAAGATCGCCGATGACGAAGGTTTCCAAAGCGTCACCATGCGGTCCATTGCCCGGGCTCTTGGGATGGTGGCTCCCGCCCTGTACCGCTACGTGAACTCGCGGGAAGAAATTGTTGAGCTCATGGTGGATGCTGCCATCGGCGCCCCGCCGTCGGTTGAACCGGGACCCGCTTGGACGGACGCCATGCTCAACCTGGCCAACACTCAGCTGCGTCATCACCAAAGCCACACATGGCTGATTCAGGCCGCGCTCGAGGCACCAAGTTTCGGACCCAACACGCTGGCGTGGTTCGAGGCATACCTCACCGCGATGAAGGAGCTGGACGCATCTACCGAGAGGAAGATGGAGCTCATCGCACTGGTGACGGGCGTGGTGTCGCTCTTCGCCCAACAGCAGCAATCTGCCGGCTCCGCATTCCCGTTCGAGCTGCTCTCCGTGGAGAGACATCCGAACCTGGCAACTGCGCTGAGCAAGCACAGTGGCCAGACGGATTCGGAGGGCCCCTTCAACCGGGCAGTGCTTGCCTTATGCAAAGGACTCATACCTTCGCCTTGA
- a CDS encoding response regulator, with protein MNTILVVDDDPHIVRALAITLKGQGYTVVTATDGQSALHSAAQRPISVMILDLGLPDMDGKTVISALREWSSVPILVLSARHGSSDKVEALDAGADDYITKPFGLDELLARLRALLRRRNDSSEEVTLVTTSSFTVDLDKRQITKSGVDVRMTPTEWNILDILLRNPDKLITQQQLLTEVWGPAYAKEANYLRVYMAQLRRKLETEPGNPRHLITEPGMGYRFVP; from the coding sequence GTGAACACCATCCTGGTAGTGGACGATGACCCCCACATCGTCAGGGCACTCGCCATCACGTTGAAGGGCCAGGGGTATACGGTGGTCACTGCAACTGACGGGCAATCGGCACTTCACTCAGCGGCGCAACGGCCCATTTCCGTGATGATCCTGGACCTGGGGCTACCGGATATGGACGGAAAAACTGTCATTTCTGCCCTGCGGGAGTGGAGCTCAGTACCCATTCTGGTCTTGTCGGCCAGACATGGATCCAGCGATAAAGTGGAGGCCTTGGACGCCGGAGCTGACGACTACATCACCAAACCCTTCGGACTTGATGAACTCCTGGCGCGACTCCGGGCGTTGCTGCGTCGCAGGAACGACTCCAGCGAGGAAGTCACCCTGGTGACAACCAGCTCCTTCACCGTGGACCTGGACAAGAGACAAATCACCAAGTCGGGCGTGGATGTTCGAATGACTCCGACGGAGTGGAACATTCTGGACATCCTGCTCAGGAATCCGGACAAACTCATTACCCAGCAGCAACTCCTCACGGAGGTGTGGGGACCCGCCTACGCAAAGGAAGCAAACTATCTTCGCGTCTATATGGCACAGCTCCGGCGAAAGCTCGAGACAGAGCCGGGCAACCCCCGGCATCTGATCACCGAGCCGGGCATGGGCTACAGGTTCGTTCCGTAG
- a CDS encoding DUF4193 domain-containing protein translates to MATDYDTPRVLTEEEQALPLAELSPARATALTDIIDLDEAALADAFELPGADLSGEELQIEIIPIQNDEFTCMSCFLVHHRSQLARETNGQKYCTECES, encoded by the coding sequence ATGGCCACCGATTACGACACTCCCCGGGTCCTGACAGAGGAAGAACAGGCGCTGCCTCTGGCCGAGCTATCACCGGCTAGGGCAACTGCACTCACGGACATCATCGACCTTGACGAAGCAGCGCTTGCGGATGCCTTCGAGCTTCCCGGCGCTGATCTCTCCGGCGAAGAACTCCAAATTGAGATCATCCCCATCCAGAACGACGAGTTCACATGCATGTCCTGCTTCCTGGTACACCACCGCAGCCAACTCGCCCGGGAAACCAACGGACAGAAGTACTGCACCGAGTGTGAGAGCTAG
- a CDS encoding alpha/beta fold hydrolase — MAKQTMEVETWQLPGANEVEVPVFTVGEGPGLVMLHGGGTSSTEYMRLAGKFSPKFTVHVYNRRGRPGAGPMQDGDTVDTDVEDLAAVMQATGSTRVFAHSGGGFIAFQAARTLPISHLGTYDAAIAVKGTDMPKGYLGDFQKALDDGDIITAMTIVATAANPDETPKNMPVWLQRSMTGLFLKTVYGQRMKDLIHTFRPEIGRILDNEEAASFYSNIAAKVLLGTGSHSSKYFGQTCDALMDVLPLGQRLTVPNARHNTANSAPERLVQPYIDFFGE, encoded by the coding sequence ATGGCCAAGCAGACCATGGAGGTAGAGACGTGGCAACTACCCGGAGCCAATGAGGTTGAAGTGCCGGTGTTTACGGTCGGCGAGGGCCCCGGCCTGGTCATGCTTCATGGAGGAGGCACGTCGTCCACTGAATACATGCGGCTTGCCGGGAAGTTCTCACCCAAGTTCACCGTCCATGTCTACAATCGGCGCGGCCGTCCGGGCGCCGGTCCTATGCAGGACGGCGACACCGTTGACACCGACGTCGAGGATCTTGCGGCCGTTATGCAGGCCACCGGCTCCACCCGCGTGTTCGCGCACAGCGGCGGGGGATTCATCGCTTTCCAGGCGGCTCGCACCTTGCCTATCAGCCATCTGGGTACCTACGACGCCGCCATTGCGGTCAAAGGCACCGATATGCCAAAGGGTTACTTGGGCGACTTCCAGAAAGCACTCGACGACGGCGACATCATCACCGCGATGACCATCGTCGCCACAGCAGCCAACCCTGATGAAACGCCAAAGAACATGCCTGTCTGGCTTCAGCGATCAATGACTGGGCTCTTTCTCAAGACCGTCTACGGGCAACGAATGAAGGACCTCATTCACACCTTCAGGCCCGAGATCGGGAGGATTCTCGATAACGAAGAAGCGGCATCCTTCTACTCGAACATCGCGGCAAAGGTGCTCCTGGGTACTGGCTCCCACAGTTCGAAGTACTTCGGTCAGACCTGTGATGCGCTGATGGATGTTCTCCCTCTCGGGCAGCGCCTCACAGTTCCCAACGCTCGGCACAACACGGCAAACAGCGCACCCGAGCGCCTGGTGCAGCCCTACATCGATTTCTTCGGGGAATAG
- a CDS encoding SRPBCC domain-containing protein — protein MSETPDGTATTISKTFSRETRVSTTIDSPPSTIWRLLTDAKGYPAWNSTVVSVEGEIAPGSKIKLVSTLDPSRTFSLKVKEFQAPKKLAWGDALGTRTYNITETNDGRSIFEMAEKIGGPIFPLFASKIPSFDASFTQFAADLKAAAEKEKE, from the coding sequence ATGTCTGAAACACCTGACGGTACTGCCACCACAATTAGCAAGACTTTCAGCCGTGAAACCCGGGTTTCCACCACCATTGATTCGCCGCCGTCCACTATCTGGCGGCTTCTCACGGATGCCAAAGGCTATCCCGCGTGGAACTCCACGGTGGTTTCGGTGGAGGGTGAGATCGCGCCGGGATCGAAAATCAAACTGGTGTCCACGCTGGATCCTAGCCGTACCTTCTCACTTAAGGTCAAAGAGTTCCAAGCCCCAAAAAAGCTCGCCTGGGGTGATGCTCTTGGAACCAGGACTTACAACATCACGGAGACCAACGATGGTCGGTCCATCTTTGAGATGGCCGAGAAGATCGGCGGTCCCATCTTTCCGCTCTTTGCATCGAAGATTCCGTCCTTTGACGCCAGCTTCACCCAATTTGCGGCTGACTTGAAGGCGGCGGCCGAAAAGGAAAAGGAATAA
- a CDS encoding DUF1349 domain-containing protein produces MTTHIPWNRGEWTNQPAAVVEQEGDLLVTAAESSDAWRVTSYGFIHDTEHALLAPFPQDSAMEVEFTATFSQQFDQAGIFVRISAEHWIKAGVEFADGAAQLGAVVTDRFSDWSLAPVPEWNGGQVRMRVSRSGDALTIRAASGSNELQLVRVVPLAPDVVAAAGPFTCAPTRSGLTVPFHSWQATAPDSQLH; encoded by the coding sequence GTGACTACCCACATCCCTTGGAACCGCGGCGAGTGGACCAACCAACCAGCCGCCGTCGTCGAGCAGGAAGGTGACCTCCTGGTCACCGCGGCCGAAAGCAGCGACGCCTGGCGCGTCACGTCCTACGGTTTCATCCACGACACCGAGCACGCGCTCCTTGCCCCCTTCCCGCAGGACAGCGCCATGGAGGTTGAGTTCACGGCCACGTTCTCCCAACAATTCGACCAAGCGGGCATCTTTGTCCGCATCAGCGCCGAGCATTGGATCAAGGCGGGAGTGGAATTCGCCGACGGCGCCGCTCAACTGGGCGCGGTGGTTACGGACCGCTTCTCCGACTGGTCCTTGGCGCCTGTCCCTGAATGGAACGGCGGCCAGGTTCGCATGCGGGTCAGCCGCTCCGGTGACGCCCTCACCATCCGGGCCGCGTCCGGCAGCAACGAACTCCAGCTCGTAAGGGTAGTGCCGTTGGCACCTGATGTTGTGGCCGCCGCCGGGCCTTTCACCTGTGCACCAACACGCTCAGGGCTGACGGTCCCCTTCCACTCCTGGCAAGCTACGGCGCCAGACAGCCAGCTCCACTGA
- a CDS encoding helix-turn-helix domain-containing protein, with translation MAPAKQSDEDMIHCRLDELLEQRGMTLTDLSREVGVTLANLSVLKNDRARAIRFSTLAAICRVLECEVGDLLVIG, from the coding sequence ATGGCTCCGGCCAAACAATCCGACGAGGACATGATTCACTGCCGGCTCGATGAGCTTCTGGAGCAGCGGGGTATGACGCTGACAGACTTGAGCCGGGAGGTAGGGGTTACTCTCGCGAACCTCTCCGTCCTGAAAAATGACAGGGCAAGGGCTATCCGGTTCTCCACCCTGGCCGCCATCTGCCGGGTACTTGAATGCGAGGTCGGCGACCTGCTCGTCATCGGCTAG
- a CDS encoding iron chaperone, translated as MTADSISEYIEQFDGDIRQRLVTVYDLIRSAVPDAAEESISWRMPTFKLGTEPLFFFTATKKHIGFYPTPDAMAHFSAQLSEYGTTDHLVQLRHSAPLPIDLLREIIHWRLGQLQLDKD; from the coding sequence ATGACAGCGGATTCCATCAGCGAGTACATCGAACAGTTCGACGGCGACATCCGGCAACGGCTGGTGACCGTGTACGATCTGATCCGCTCGGCAGTGCCGGATGCAGCTGAAGAGTCGATCAGTTGGCGCATGCCCACCTTCAAACTCGGCACTGAGCCGTTGTTCTTCTTTACTGCAACAAAGAAGCACATCGGGTTCTATCCGACTCCGGACGCGATGGCGCATTTCTCGGCACAGCTGAGCGAATATGGAACCACGGACCACCTTGTTCAGCTACGCCACAGCGCGCCACTTCCCATCGATCTCCTTCGGGAGATCATCCACTGGCGGCTGGGGCAGCTGCAACTGGACAAGGACTGA